Proteins from a single region of Bdellovibrio svalbardensis:
- a CDS encoding PilZ domain-containing protein, whose amino-acid sequence MQKTELKKPTGVYVLAVLFLIAPIGNLLLSFAGSGIKNFSQPSLIYAFLQGVSPLDWFWLSLLVVTGILLLRPHKTSWTMAIVTLLLVLGINIYRAVTGGLGEVQYAHWQILFSSMATCAVLIMSFYFRFPYLDRRTRWFIPAAQRYDVRTPIEVVAQDIFSGVTESVSISGARVRLQRDMGPIIKQIRYVDVIFPEIKNVKIKTQVVEYDDNILRLKFKELRGKELNYLRDWLRSQDETNADNPG is encoded by the coding sequence ATGCAGAAAACAGAGCTTAAAAAGCCGACCGGCGTGTATGTATTAGCCGTGTTATTTCTTATCGCCCCAATTGGCAATCTTCTTCTAAGTTTCGCCGGCAGTGGGATTAAAAACTTCAGTCAGCCTTCTTTGATCTACGCCTTTCTTCAAGGGGTTTCTCCGCTCGATTGGTTTTGGCTCAGTCTTCTGGTTGTGACCGGAATTCTTCTGCTGCGCCCTCATAAGACTTCGTGGACGATGGCGATTGTCACTTTGCTATTGGTCCTTGGAATCAATATTTACAGAGCGGTGACCGGAGGCTTGGGGGAAGTTCAATATGCCCACTGGCAGATTCTTTTTTCCAGTATGGCGACATGTGCGGTTCTCATCATGTCTTTCTATTTTAGATTTCCCTATTTGGACCGCCGTACGCGTTGGTTTATTCCAGCAGCCCAACGTTATGATGTAAGAACACCCATCGAGGTGGTTGCTCAGGATATCTTTAGTGGTGTGACGGAATCGGTTTCAATCTCAGGGGCGCGAGTGCGCCTGCAAAGGGACATGGGGCCGATCATTAAACAGATTCGCTATGTCGATGTGATCTTCCCGGAAATCAAGAATGTGAAGATCAAGACTCAAGTCGTGGAATACGACGACAATATCCTTCGTTTGAAATTTAAAGAGCTTAGAGGCAAAGAATTGAACTATTTGAGGGATTGGCTCAGGTCTCAAGATGAGACAAATGCCGATAATCCCGGTTAA
- a CDS encoding L,D-transpeptidase family protein, translated as MKKLISLLIPFVLSGLASSVSFAAETRYCDDMARVNNFPHLSSDQFARHLEAKGSVDRILVSKARRELYLLKDDVVLKTYHVAFGMDPLGGHKQFEGDSKTPEGIYTIDGKNPNSAYYLSLHVSYPNAADVAFAKSRGRSPGGNIMIHGFPVIPAKHIQVQQIHPLDWTAGCIAVTDKEINEIYSLVKEKTTIEICKYRDN; from the coding sequence ATGAAAAAGCTCATTTCTTTGCTCATTCCATTCGTGTTGTCGGGCCTTGCCTCTTCAGTCTCTTTTGCTGCGGAAACTCGTTACTGTGATGATATGGCTCGAGTGAATAACTTTCCCCACTTGAGCTCGGATCAGTTTGCAAGACATCTTGAAGCCAAAGGCTCTGTGGATCGCATTCTGGTTTCCAAAGCTCGCAGAGAATTATATTTGTTAAAAGACGATGTGGTTTTAAAAACCTATCATGTCGCTTTTGGAATGGACCCACTGGGTGGACATAAGCAATTTGAAGGTGACAGTAAAACACCAGAAGGTATTTATACCATTGATGGAAAGAATCCCAACAGTGCTTACTATTTGAGTTTACATGTTTCTTATCCGAATGCAGCGGATGTGGCCTTTGCAAAATCCCGGGGGCGATCGCCAGGTGGCAATATCATGATACATGGCTTTCCGGTGATCCCAGCTAAGCACATCCAGGTTCAACAAATTCATCCGCTTGATTGGACCGCCGGTTGTATTGCGGTGACAGATAAAGAGATCAATGAGATTTACTCGTTGGTAAAAGAAAAAACGACCATTGAAATCTGCAAGTATCGCGACAATTAA
- a CDS encoding substrate-binding domain-containing protein, with protein sequence MIRSLIISILFLSSAAEAKTWKVAVLYWSMRIEGQVLMRKGLEEEAHKFNSTSSINNGDQVELIPFVAGEGREGIIKQIEQFTQANKKNPDAIIIQPTDNAALAEGLQAANRLKIPVVAYDQYIVGGNLAAFVTSNNYGGGVDGANYIDSIFPKKKSLRIVVFEYPQVSSTTERVDGFFDGLRAKQRPFVVLERYQAVEPVSGKNAALKFLKDYPKKGSVDVVFTVNDGGGLSVVKEILAKKRNEIKHATFDGDPLSVENIREGKLTVIDSAQYCAELGRRAFREMIKVVKGGSAGIKVRVPTFPVTPESIKNYTGWMGVPVDEPKAIVRSEKSKNTGNLIFRVGATPLCPYVCEKSPGVWTGYLFEILGEIAKKQGLDLRLESIPNSRLVTALQTHKVDYIIAPQYLVRYISDIKIVGPELGVNFTGAILPKESQIGLIDTVSLKKLKVVYSDFGYQGDRTALGTILERANRLTGVDVADRMKKMMMDGRAEIALGDFNVIRNSFDSNKETKLKLVPTSLTGFSFFVMAGSPKSPQVDFLGNRLSEWFEASRTNGHLSEVLNKYNLSDWQILDRN encoded by the coding sequence GTGATTCGATCACTGATTATCTCTATTTTATTTTTAAGCAGTGCTGCTGAGGCGAAGACCTGGAAAGTTGCTGTTCTTTATTGGAGCATGCGAATCGAAGGCCAGGTCTTGATGCGCAAAGGCCTTGAAGAAGAGGCCCATAAATTCAATTCCACCAGCAGCATTAATAACGGCGACCAGGTTGAGCTGATTCCCTTTGTCGCTGGCGAAGGCCGTGAAGGAATCATCAAGCAGATTGAGCAATTCACCCAAGCCAATAAAAAAAATCCGGATGCAATTATAATTCAGCCCACAGACAATGCAGCTCTTGCAGAGGGCCTGCAGGCTGCAAATCGGTTGAAAATTCCAGTAGTGGCTTACGACCAGTATATTGTCGGAGGCAATCTTGCGGCCTTCGTTACCAGCAATAACTACGGGGGTGGGGTTGATGGGGCAAATTACATCGACTCTATATTTCCCAAAAAGAAAAGTCTTCGCATCGTGGTTTTTGAATACCCTCAGGTATCGTCGACCACCGAACGCGTAGATGGGTTCTTTGATGGTCTGCGAGCGAAGCAGCGGCCCTTTGTGGTTTTAGAGCGCTATCAGGCTGTGGAGCCTGTGTCTGGAAAAAACGCCGCTCTAAAGTTTCTTAAAGATTATCCCAAAAAAGGCAGCGTGGATGTGGTCTTCACTGTGAATGATGGTGGTGGTCTGTCTGTGGTGAAGGAAATTTTAGCCAAGAAACGCAATGAGATTAAACATGCCACTTTTGATGGAGATCCTTTATCCGTTGAAAATATTCGCGAAGGCAAACTGACGGTCATTGATTCGGCTCAGTATTGTGCTGAATTAGGTCGTCGGGCCTTCCGCGAGATGATCAAAGTCGTCAAGGGTGGCAGTGCGGGAATTAAAGTGCGCGTGCCAACCTTTCCGGTCACCCCAGAGAGCATTAAAAACTATACGGGATGGATGGGTGTACCCGTCGATGAGCCCAAGGCAATAGTGCGGTCTGAAAAAAGCAAGAACACCGGGAATTTGATTTTTAGAGTGGGAGCGACACCTCTGTGCCCTTATGTCTGTGAAAAATCACCAGGAGTTTGGACGGGATACCTCTTTGAGATTCTGGGTGAGATCGCAAAGAAACAAGGTCTGGATTTGCGCTTGGAGAGTATTCCTAATTCGCGTCTAGTGACAGCTTTGCAAACACATAAAGTCGACTATATTATCGCCCCTCAATATCTGGTTCGATATATTTCGGATATAAAAATTGTCGGACCAGAGTTAGGCGTTAATTTTACTGGAGCCATACTTCCTAAAGAGTCTCAGATAGGTCTCATTGATACCGTGTCGTTGAAAAAGCTTAAGGTGGTATATTCTGACTTCGGATATCAAGGTGATCGTACGGCGCTGGGAACTATTTTAGAGCGGGCCAATCGTTTGACCGGTGTTGATGTGGCTGACCGAATGAAAAAGATGATGATGGATGGAAGAGCTGAAATTGCTTTAGGAGATTTCAATGTCATCCGCAATTCTTTTGATAGCAACAAGGAGACCAAGCTAAAGCTTGTTCCTACATCACTGACGGGTTTTAGTTTTTTCGTTATGGCAGGCTCACCCAAAAGTCCTCAAGTGGATTTTTTAGGAAATCGATTGAGCGAATGGTTTGAGGCTTCTCGAACAAACGGTCATTTGAGTGAAGTCTTGAATAAGTACAATCTGTCTGACTGGCAGATTCTGGATCGCAATTAA
- the ttcA gene encoding tRNA 2-thiocytidine(32) synthetase TtcA — MTAVNFESPLAIKIRKQIVQALNDFNMIEDGDKLMVCVSGGKDSSVLLALLTEIQKRSERKFTLEAAILDQKQPGFDATAFKNWIESLGVKLNVLEKDTYSIVKEKVPEGATYCSLCSRLRRAILYDFAHANGFNKMMLGHHRDDVVHTALLNLFYVGTTATMPPKLKSDDGRNIVVRPLTYVSERDIEDLAAEWGFPIIPCNLCGSQDGLKRVRVKKLVRDLEKEIPNIYASIQTAMSNVKPSQMMDQELWDFKNLKL; from the coding sequence ATGACAGCAGTAAACTTTGAGAGTCCTTTAGCGATCAAAATTCGTAAGCAAATCGTCCAAGCCTTGAACGACTTCAATATGATTGAGGACGGCGACAAGCTAATGGTCTGCGTTTCAGGAGGCAAAGACTCCAGTGTTCTATTGGCTCTTCTAACGGAAATTCAAAAGCGTTCAGAACGAAAGTTTACCTTAGAGGCAGCGATTCTTGATCAAAAGCAACCCGGCTTTGATGCGACGGCTTTCAAAAACTGGATTGAAAGCCTGGGCGTAAAACTCAATGTTTTGGAAAAAGACACTTATTCAATTGTGAAGGAAAAAGTGCCAGAGGGAGCCACTTATTGTTCTCTCTGCTCTCGCCTTCGTCGCGCTATTCTTTACGATTTCGCACACGCCAATGGATTCAACAAAATGATGCTAGGACATCACCGTGACGACGTTGTGCATACGGCTTTACTCAATCTTTTCTATGTCGGTACCACGGCGACCATGCCTCCAAAACTAAAATCAGATGATGGGCGAAATATCGTCGTCAGACCTCTGACTTATGTTTCAGAGAGAGACATTGAAGATTTGGCTGCAGAGTGGGGATTCCCAATCATTCCTTGCAATCTTTGCGGTTCCCAAGACGGCTTAAAGCGTGTCCGCGTAAAGAAGTTAGTCCGCGATCTCGAAAAAGAGATCCCTAACATTTACGCCTCTATTCAAACTGCCATGTCCAACGTCAAGCCGAGCCAAATGATGGATCAAGAATTGTGGGATTTTAAAAACCTTAAACTCTAG
- a CDS encoding mechanosensitive ion channel family protein, translating to MADKFIKIQALYGLLEIEPYILLGCLILIAWVFYKFFLKEVSEERHKSIRNHFSVLLRHFVILSFLFVLFIFLQSSEAQIGRVTRFTPYIAIFTFIWGNIVFVKTSRLIVLQYLFLGSMKHGVPLLLVNIFSLLLSIVLLFWGISHIFGLEIGPLLATSAAASVILGLALQDTLGNLFAGISLQVDRNFEMGDWLEIVSGIQKTTGQVREMTWRSVTLVGFSDEIITLPNRFMANAQISNYSPPDHPILRRQIFRLAYGENIELAKQILEQTVAGIGEIRGIPTPWAYVSDSTENWVELKILYFIDHFGSQFSIGDKVYVRGIESLRAAGIKLARQVIELSDKTHGHDSSKL from the coding sequence ATGGCGGATAAGTTCATCAAAATTCAAGCACTCTACGGGCTCCTGGAAATAGAACCTTACATCCTGCTAGGATGTTTAATTTTGATTGCCTGGGTTTTTTACAAGTTTTTCCTGAAGGAAGTCAGCGAAGAGCGTCACAAAAGCATCCGCAATCACTTCAGTGTTTTGCTTCGTCACTTTGTGATTTTAAGTTTTCTTTTTGTTTTATTTATCTTCCTGCAAAGTTCTGAAGCGCAAATTGGCAGAGTCACCCGCTTCACCCCTTACATTGCAATTTTCACCTTTATCTGGGGAAATATTGTCTTTGTTAAAACCTCACGCCTGATTGTCTTACAATATCTTTTCCTGGGCTCCATGAAGCACGGCGTGCCTTTGCTTCTTGTGAATATCTTCTCTTTATTGCTATCCATCGTTTTGCTGTTCTGGGGAATTTCTCATATCTTTGGATTAGAAATTGGCCCTCTCTTAGCGACATCGGCAGCGGCCTCGGTCATTCTGGGTTTGGCGCTGCAAGACACTTTGGGAAATCTGTTTGCGGGAATCTCATTGCAGGTGGATCGAAATTTTGAAATGGGCGACTGGCTTGAAATCGTGAGCGGCATTCAAAAAACCACAGGACAGGTCCGTGAGATGACTTGGCGATCTGTAACCCTGGTGGGCTTCTCAGATGAGATCATTACTTTGCCGAATCGCTTCATGGCGAATGCGCAAATCTCAAATTACTCGCCACCGGATCACCCTATTTTACGTCGACAGATCTTTCGCCTTGCCTATGGAGAAAACATTGAGCTGGCCAAGCAAATCCTCGAGCAAACTGTTGCCGGTATTGGCGAGATTCGCGGCATTCCCACTCCTTGGGCCTACGTGAGCGATTCGACGGAAAATTGGGTTGAATTGAAGATTCTTTATTTTATCGACCACTTCGGATCGCAGTTCTCTATTGGCGACAAAGTTTATGTCAGAGGCATTGAGTCTTTACGTGCTGCGGGAATTAAATTAGCTCGACAAGTCATTGAGCTTTCGGATAAAACCCACGGCCATGACAGCAGTAAACTTTGA
- the dnaE gene encoding DNA polymerase III subunit alpha, which produces MSFVHLHVHSEYSLLEAACRVKAIAKKAAAMQMPAVALTDNGNMFGAVEFYFACKDAGVKPLIGLDAYMAPGSRHEKKQDRDQVAAGPRRLVLLAQNTTGYQNLCKLSTIGYQEGFYWKPRIDYEVLKEYSSDLICLTGGLRGEVADAFLREGPEAALNKIRQLKEIFGDRLYLEICRTGVPEWDRINPFLLEASKSLDVPVVASNDVHYMTQDDQIAQEVLICIGTNKTLSDESRFRLGTDEFYFKKPEQMIELFADIPEAIANTLVIADRCDVKFKIKDDKGKPIYHLPTFPTENGETLTDAIARKAKEGLLVRFEEAQLRGETVPEEKKPEYFDRLSFELGIIDRMGFNGYFLIVQDFIGWAKDNDIPVGPGRGSGAGSLVAYSLRITDLDPIPNFLLFERFLNPERISMPDFDIDFCQDRRQEVIRYVTQKYGQESVSQIITYGKLQTRAALKDVGRVLGMLFAEVDAVTKLIPDKLGVSLKESLEMEPRLTEMMEMNPTVATLIDLAQRVEGMVRNAGIHAAGVIIGDGQLVKHAPLYKGADGEQVVQYDMKHAEKIGLIKFDFLGLKTLTHINIALKLIKKNRGKVITTKMIPMNDVATFEMMSRGDTAGVFQFEGEGITDATRKIRPSSFADITAITSLYRPGPMANIPEFTDRKHGKSPVEYLLEDTKEVLSETYGIMVYQEQVMGIASRIAGYSLGEADMLRRAMGKKIKEEMDQHRERFMKGAVEKGHDKAKSSDLFDLMYKFADYGFNKSHAAAYSVVTLQTAWLKCHYPAEFFAALLSTELSDTEKIVKYSKDAGAKRGLTVKPPHVNFSDYLFDAHGDEIYFGLGGIKGVGQNAVEAIVEARNSLPDKKFSSLDEFFNTIDLRRVNKKVIECLIKAGAFEGFGAHRAQIMGGYQKFLDRAQGLQKDRELGQSSLFDLGPSAETIVKLEDCKPWTRTAALAYEKEVLGFYLSDHPLKGFDTLSEIWTTCKVIDLPKQMPPPGSPEAEAMKAAKKDWKNRDAAKKRVLVAGLITDLRELITKKGTRMAFGKIEDLTGAVELVIFPDAFSKNEMQLRDERPVLIGGGLEVEEGVAKIMVDSVAPMEDILKKTKRMVFRLDKVPHEDYHRLQALMKDHPGPTAVSIEIDVPEVSRRVMMDIVEGSGVSVNNEFFEGVHSLFGRTDFIELRS; this is translated from the coding sequence ATGTCTTTTGTACATCTTCACGTTCACTCAGAATACTCTCTTTTGGAAGCGGCTTGCCGTGTAAAGGCCATTGCAAAAAAAGCGGCGGCGATGCAGATGCCCGCAGTCGCTTTGACTGACAATGGCAACATGTTTGGTGCTGTTGAATTTTACTTTGCCTGTAAAGATGCGGGCGTAAAGCCTCTCATCGGTCTTGATGCCTACATGGCGCCAGGGTCCCGCCATGAAAAAAAACAGGACCGCGATCAGGTCGCAGCGGGGCCTCGTCGTTTGGTGTTACTGGCGCAGAACACGACCGGATATCAAAATCTTTGCAAGTTATCGACTATCGGTTACCAAGAGGGCTTCTATTGGAAGCCTCGTATCGACTATGAGGTTCTTAAAGAATACAGTTCAGATTTGATCTGTCTGACCGGTGGTTTGCGTGGTGAAGTCGCAGATGCCTTTTTGCGTGAAGGTCCCGAAGCTGCATTAAATAAAATACGTCAGCTGAAAGAAATTTTTGGCGATCGTTTGTATTTGGAAATTTGCCGTACCGGTGTGCCGGAGTGGGATCGTATTAATCCCTTCTTGTTGGAAGCTTCCAAGTCCTTGGATGTTCCTGTTGTCGCAAGTAATGACGTTCATTACATGACTCAAGATGATCAGATTGCGCAGGAAGTTCTAATCTGTATCGGCACGAATAAAACTTTGAGTGATGAATCCCGCTTTAGATTGGGAACTGATGAGTTCTATTTTAAGAAGCCGGAGCAAATGATCGAGTTGTTTGCGGATATCCCTGAGGCGATTGCAAACACTCTGGTCATTGCGGATCGTTGTGATGTTAAATTTAAAATCAAAGATGATAAAGGAAAGCCAATTTATCATTTGCCAACATTCCCGACGGAAAATGGTGAGACGCTGACAGATGCGATCGCCAGAAAAGCCAAAGAAGGCTTGTTGGTGCGTTTTGAAGAAGCGCAATTGCGCGGCGAAACCGTTCCGGAAGAAAAGAAGCCAGAGTACTTTGATCGATTGAGTTTCGAATTGGGTATTATTGATCGCATGGGCTTTAACGGTTATTTTTTGATCGTCCAAGACTTCATTGGATGGGCTAAGGATAATGATATTCCTGTGGGTCCGGGGCGGGGATCTGGTGCCGGTTCTTTGGTTGCCTACTCTTTAAGAATTACGGATCTGGATCCGATTCCAAACTTCCTGCTGTTTGAGCGTTTCTTGAATCCAGAACGTATCTCCATGCCCGACTTCGATATCGACTTCTGTCAAGATCGTCGTCAGGAAGTGATTCGCTATGTAACGCAAAAGTACGGGCAGGAATCAGTTTCGCAAATCATCACTTACGGTAAGCTTCAAACCCGGGCCGCGTTGAAAGACGTGGGGCGCGTTCTTGGTATGTTGTTTGCGGAAGTCGACGCCGTAACAAAACTCATTCCGGACAAGTTGGGCGTGTCTCTAAAAGAATCTTTGGAGATGGAACCCCGACTGACTGAAATGATGGAGATGAACCCCACTGTCGCAACATTGATCGACCTTGCACAAAGAGTGGAAGGTATGGTTCGAAATGCGGGTATCCATGCTGCCGGCGTTATTATCGGTGATGGTCAACTCGTGAAGCATGCGCCTTTGTATAAAGGTGCGGACGGCGAGCAAGTCGTTCAATATGATATGAAGCATGCCGAGAAAATCGGTTTGATTAAGTTCGACTTCCTGGGGTTGAAGACGCTGACTCATATCAATATCGCGTTGAAATTGATTAAGAAAAATCGCGGTAAAGTCATTACGACCAAAATGATTCCCATGAACGATGTGGCCACCTTTGAGATGATGTCTCGTGGGGATACGGCCGGAGTGTTCCAGTTCGAGGGTGAGGGCATCACCGATGCCACTCGTAAAATTCGTCCTTCCAGTTTCGCCGATATCACTGCGATCACCTCTTTGTATCGTCCGGGTCCGATGGCGAATATTCCAGAGTTTACGGATCGTAAGCATGGGAAGTCTCCGGTGGAGTATCTTTTGGAAGATACCAAGGAAGTGTTGTCAGAGACTTACGGGATCATGGTTTACCAAGAGCAGGTTATGGGTATTGCATCTCGCATTGCCGGATACTCTCTGGGTGAAGCCGACATGCTTCGTCGTGCGATGGGTAAGAAAATTAAAGAGGAGATGGATCAACACCGTGAACGCTTCATGAAGGGAGCGGTGGAAAAAGGTCATGACAAAGCCAAATCTTCGGATTTGTTTGATCTCATGTATAAGTTTGCCGACTACGGTTTCAATAAATCCCATGCCGCCGCTTATTCTGTCGTCACCTTGCAGACCGCTTGGTTAAAGTGTCATTACCCTGCTGAATTCTTTGCCGCCTTGCTCAGCACCGAGTTGTCGGATACCGAGAAAATCGTTAAGTACTCGAAAGATGCGGGTGCAAAGCGTGGTCTGACTGTTAAACCGCCGCATGTGAATTTTTCGGACTATCTGTTTGATGCTCATGGCGACGAGATTTACTTTGGTTTGGGCGGTATTAAAGGTGTGGGTCAGAATGCCGTTGAGGCCATTGTTGAGGCTCGCAATAGTTTGCCTGACAAAAAGTTCTCTTCATTGGATGAGTTCTTTAACACCATCGATCTTCGTCGTGTGAATAAGAAAGTGATCGAGTGTTTGATTAAAGCCGGTGCCTTTGAGGGCTTTGGTGCGCATCGTGCTCAGATCATGGGGGGCTATCAAAAGTTCCTGGATCGGGCGCAAGGATTGCAAAAAGATCGCGAGTTGGGACAGTCGTCATTGTTTGACCTTGGACCTTCTGCTGAAACGATTGTGAAGCTGGAAGACTGTAAGCCATGGACTCGTACGGCTGCCTTGGCTTATGAAAAAGAAGTTTTGGGTTTCTATCTAAGTGACCATCCCTTAAAGGGCTTTGATACTTTATCTGAGATCTGGACAACCTGTAAGGTGATTGATCTTCCAAAACAAATGCCTCCTCCGGGCTCCCCAGAGGCTGAAGCCATGAAGGCTGCCAAAAAGGATTGGAAGAACCGTGACGCTGCAAAGAAGCGCGTTTTGGTTGCGGGATTGATCACGGATTTACGTGAGCTGATTACGAAAAAGGGAACCCGCATGGCCTTTGGTAAGATCGAGGATCTCACGGGGGCGGTGGAGTTGGTTATCTTCCCGGATGCTTTCTCCAAGAATGAGATGCAGCTTCGTGATGAACGACCGGTTTTGATCGGTGGTGGCCTCGAGGTTGAAGAAGGTGTTGCGAAAATCATGGTCGATTCCGTGGCGCCGATGGAAGATATTCTTAAGAAAACCAAGCGCATGGTCTTTAGGCTGGATAAGGTGCCTCATGAAGACTATCATCGTCTTCAGGCTCTCATGAAGGATCATCCCGGTCCCACGGCTGTCAGTATAGAAATTGATGTGCCAGAAGTGAGTCGTCGTGTGATGATGGATATTGTTGAGGGTTCAGGCGTGAGCGTGAATAATGAATTCTTTGAAGGGGTTCATTCTCTCTTTGGGCGTACGGACTTTATTGAATTGAGGAGTTAA